One Alkalicoccus halolimnae DNA segment encodes these proteins:
- a CDS encoding DUF429 domain-containing protein, translating to MNAAGIDGCPGGWVAARAENGRVYSIDLVPHLHGLKTGYGEEIWIDMPIGLPSASAYPRKAEREARKLLKPRASSVFTVPCREVLHTEGYREANRLHRELTGQGISRQSWYLFSKIKEAEVLANRMNQTMIREAHPELVFYGLSGKTMKHSKKKAAGMGERLDVLKAYFPDAEKQYEAAAGRWLRKEAAKDDIIDAMGLAVAATHPDLQRKTVLPEDEPDETGLGMNISYSIRKV from the coding sequence ATGAATGCAGCCGGTATTGATGGGTGTCCGGGGGGATGGGTCGCTGCCAGAGCAGAAAACGGCCGTGTCTATTCTATAGATCTGGTTCCTCATTTACACGGATTAAAGACAGGTTACGGGGAGGAAATATGGATTGATATGCCGATCGGACTTCCGTCTGCCTCCGCCTATCCCAGAAAAGCGGAAAGAGAGGCAAGGAAACTGCTGAAACCCCGGGCCTCGAGCGTGTTTACAGTTCCATGCCGGGAAGTGCTTCATACAGAAGGCTATCGGGAAGCAAACAGGCTGCACCGGGAACTCACCGGCCAGGGGATATCCAGGCAGTCGTGGTATTTATTTTCGAAAATCAAAGAAGCAGAAGTGCTCGCCAATCGTATGAATCAAACGATGATCCGCGAAGCACATCCGGAGCTTGTATTTTACGGTCTTTCGGGAAAAACGATGAAGCACAGCAAAAAGAAAGCAGCAGGGATGGGGGAAAGACTGGACGTCTTAAAAGCTTATTTCCCGGATGCTGAAAAACAATATGAAGCGGCTGCTGGACGGTGGCTTCGCAAAGAAGCAGCAAAAGATGACATCATCGACGCTATGGGGCTTGCTGTTGCCGCCACGCATCCGGATCTGCAGCGAAAAACCGTTCTCCCGGAAGACGAACCTGACGAAACCGGACTGGGAATGAATATAAGCTACTCCATCAGGAAAGTGTAA
- a CDS encoding type 1 glutamine amidotransferase domain-containing protein has translation MSKKVLMVVTSADKIAGNDTGLWLEEYAAPYVTFVRQGYDVIVKSIEGGQVPLDPNSLPEEENLEWQEAQAKLTNTEKLSEEDVKAGYDAVFLPGGHGTVFDFPDNLLLQSVLREHGEQDKVIGSVCHGPSAFVHVTYSDGTPLVKGKKVSAFTDAEEKDMKLESAVPFLLESTLREKGADFTSGDNWSDYSVRDGNLVTGQNPMSSQSAADKVVDAVEGR, from the coding sequence ATGAGTAAGAAAGTATTAATGGTGGTAACCAGCGCAGATAAAATTGCAGGAAATGATACAGGACTATGGCTTGAGGAGTACGCTGCTCCCTACGTTACGTTCGTCCGTCAGGGATATGACGTTATCGTGAAGAGCATTGAGGGCGGACAGGTTCCCCTCGATCCAAACAGTCTTCCGGAAGAAGAAAACCTGGAATGGCAGGAAGCTCAGGCTAAACTCACGAATACAGAGAAATTATCTGAAGAAGATGTGAAAGCCGGCTACGACGCTGTCTTTTTACCAGGTGGCCACGGCACAGTCTTTGACTTCCCGGATAACCTGCTGCTTCAGAGCGTTCTCCGCGAACACGGCGAGCAGGACAAAGTCATCGGCTCTGTCTGCCACGGTCCTTCCGCGTTTGTACACGTGACGTATTCTGACGGTACTCCGCTCGTAAAAGGCAAAAAAGTAAGTGCCTTTACGGATGCCGAAGAGAAGGATATGAAGCTCGAAAGCGCCGTCCCATTCCTGCTTGAATCCACTCTGCGGGAAAAAGGCGCTGATTTCACAAGCGGTGACAACTGGTCCGACTACTCTGTCCGTGACGGCAACCTCGTGACCGGCCAGAATCCAATGTCCAGCCAGAGTGCAGCTGATAAAGTCGTCGACGCTGTCGAAGGCAGATAA
- a CDS encoding endo-1,4-beta-xylanase, which yields MLRALRKPIAAGLTLSLLVSIGGGTAFAQGPGNGGAPKDGVFGEGQKGNGNVDPFAWQVASLADRYDDSFDVGAAVEPHQLEGRKGKILKHHYNSLVAENAMKPISLQPEEGEWDWEGADAIADFARENDMELRFHTLLWHNQVPDWFFIDEDGNQMVNEEDPQKREENKELLLERLETHIKTVVERYKDVVTSWDVVNEVIDDGSPNERGLRETVWYQITGDEYIRTAFETAREYAGEDAMLYINDYNTEVTPKRTNLFNLVEELVNDGVPIDGVGHQAHIQIGWPSLSDMKTSFDMFSELGLDNQVTELDVSLYGYPPDNAYETYDDIPEQDLLNQADRYDDIFELYEELGDDLSSVTFWGIADNHTWLDDRAVEFSGSGIDAPFVFDENYRVKPAFWSIID from the coding sequence ATGCTTAGAGCATTAAGAAAACCTATCGCAGCAGGATTGACGTTGTCTTTATTAGTATCTATCGGCGGGGGGACTGCATTTGCTCAAGGGCCCGGAAACGGTGGGGCTCCAAAGGATGGAGTATTTGGAGAAGGACAAAAGGGAAATGGGAATGTAGATCCATTTGCATGGCAGGTAGCCTCACTTGCAGACAGATATGATGATTCGTTTGATGTTGGTGCAGCCGTAGAACCTCACCAGCTGGAAGGACGTAAAGGGAAAATTCTTAAGCATCACTACAACAGTCTGGTAGCGGAAAATGCGATGAAACCAATATCGCTGCAGCCGGAAGAGGGAGAATGGGACTGGGAAGGCGCGGATGCGATTGCAGATTTTGCCCGCGAAAATGATATGGAACTCCGTTTTCATACCCTTTTATGGCACAATCAGGTTCCTGACTGGTTCTTTATTGATGAAGATGGAAATCAGATGGTGAACGAAGAGGATCCTCAGAAGCGTGAAGAAAATAAAGAACTGCTGCTGGAACGCCTGGAAACTCACATTAAAACGGTAGTAGAGCGATATAAAGATGTTGTAACTTCATGGGACGTGGTCAATGAAGTAATCGATGACGGTTCTCCAAACGAGCGGGGACTTCGTGAAACTGTCTGGTATCAAATTACAGGAGATGAATATATTCGTACCGCATTTGAAACAGCGAGAGAGTACGCTGGTGAAGATGCAATGCTTTATATTAACGATTACAATACAGAAGTAACCCCAAAGAGAACTAACTTATTCAACCTGGTAGAAGAGCTCGTAAATGACGGTGTGCCAATTGATGGTGTTGGTCACCAGGCGCACATTCAAATCGGATGGCCTTCTCTAAGTGATATGAAAACTTCCTTTGATATGTTCAGCGAACTGGGCTTGGATAACCAGGTAACGGAGCTGGATGTCAGTCTTTACGGATATCCGCCGGATAATGCCTATGAAACTTATGATGATATTCCTGAGCAGGACCTGTTGAATCAGGCAGACCGCTACGATGATATTTTTGAGTTGTACGAGGAGCTTGGCGATGACCTCAGCAGTGTAACTTTCTGGGGTATTGCAGACAACCATACTTGGCTCGACGATCGAGCTGTCGAATTCAGCGGCTCCGGTATTGATGCACCGTTTGTATTTGATGAGAATTACCGGGTGAAGCCTGCTTTCTGGTCTATTATCGACTGA
- a CDS encoding aspartate/glutamate racemase family protein: MRMIGLVGGMSWESSAAYYEGLNLQAQKRLGEGHSASCLLHSLDFHEISSRQEDGDWEGVTKILQDASLSLERGGAEAVAFCSNTVHLAAAEAVRPLRVPFLSIIDAVTSEIPKETARPLVLGTAYTMQSRLYADPLTSMGMKPCIPKAGDQRFLNDVIFQDLCRGRVTEEAKKRAAAIVEAADADALILGCTELSMLLPPRQIPLPVIDSTEAHVRLLSSFMFGDV, from the coding sequence ATGCGTATGATCGGACTTGTCGGCGGCATGAGCTGGGAGTCATCCGCGGCTTATTATGAAGGGTTGAACCTGCAGGCACAGAAGCGTCTCGGCGAAGGCCACTCCGCTTCCTGCCTCCTCCATTCGCTTGACTTTCACGAAATTTCCTCCCGGCAGGAAGATGGTGACTGGGAAGGAGTAACGAAAATTCTTCAGGATGCCTCCCTGTCTCTGGAAAGAGGCGGAGCGGAGGCCGTAGCGTTTTGTTCAAACACCGTTCACCTTGCTGCGGCAGAGGCCGTCCGTCCTCTCCGCGTGCCTTTTCTTTCGATTATCGATGCCGTCACGTCGGAAATTCCCAAAGAGACTGCCCGTCCGCTCGTACTCGGTACAGCGTATACGATGCAGTCCCGGCTGTACGCGGACCCGCTTACCTCGATGGGAATGAAACCCTGTATTCCGAAAGCGGGGGACCAGCGATTCCTGAACGACGTTATTTTTCAGGACCTCTGCCGCGGCAGGGTAACCGAAGAAGCAAAAAAGCGGGCTGCAGCTATTGTTGAAGCGGCAGATGCAGACGCGCTTATCCTCGGCTGTACGGAGCTTTCCATGCTGCTGCCGCCCCGGCAGATCCCGCTGCCGGTAATTGATTCCACCGAAGCTCATGTGCGTCTGCTTTCGTCGTTTATGTTCGGGGATGTTTAG
- a CDS encoding SDR family NAD(P)-dependent oxidoreductase codes for MENFEGKVVVVNGGTSGIGAETVKQFAARGARVHFTGRREEKGREVEKEADGYAHFHQVDNTDPDQISSFFEKLLKEESQIDVLFNNSGVLSIGSGPLARVKEEDWHTLIATNQTSVFLYMKHTLQAMQKQKSGAIINNAAILGNDKVNPMLPAYSGTKAAIVAMTKSTALRFARQGIRVNCISPGPTKTALSIKAYGSEEALEKSSKESPRGYYAHPEEIANTVRFLASDAASYIIGTELVVDGGYSLK; via the coding sequence ATGGAGAATTTTGAAGGAAAAGTGGTTGTCGTTAACGGAGGTACATCAGGAATTGGTGCCGAAACGGTGAAACAGTTTGCGGCAAGAGGCGCACGTGTACATTTTACGGGAAGGAGAGAGGAGAAAGGCAGAGAAGTTGAGAAAGAAGCAGACGGGTATGCTCACTTCCACCAGGTCGACAATACAGATCCGGATCAAATCAGCAGTTTTTTCGAAAAGCTGCTCAAGGAGGAATCGCAAATTGACGTGCTGTTTAACAATTCCGGCGTTCTCTCCATTGGCAGCGGTCCGCTCGCGCGGGTGAAAGAGGAGGATTGGCATACACTGATTGCGACGAACCAGACGTCTGTTTTTCTTTACATGAAGCATACGCTTCAGGCTATGCAGAAACAGAAGTCCGGAGCTATTATAAATAATGCCGCCATCCTCGGAAACGATAAAGTTAATCCAATGCTTCCGGCTTACAGCGGTACGAAAGCAGCAATCGTAGCGATGACAAAAAGTACGGCGCTCCGCTTTGCCAGGCAGGGAATACGCGTGAACTGCATTTCCCCGGGCCCGACGAAAACGGCGCTTTCCATCAAGGCTTACGGGAGCGAAGAAGCCTTGGAAAAGTCGTCTAAAGAATCTCCCCGCGGCTATTATGCGCATCCGGAAGAAATCGCTAATACCGTGCGCTTTCTTGCTTCGGACGCCGCGTCCTATATTATCGGCACCGAACTTGTCGTTGACGGCGGATATTCATTGAAATAG
- the queF gene encoding preQ(1) synthase codes for MAHNREEEVNLLGNMNVEYKMDYDPSILESFENRHPNRDYFVKFNCPEFTSLCPKTGQPDFATIYISYIPDEKMVESKSLKLYLFSFRNHGDFHEDCMNNILNDLVDLMDPRYIEVWGKFTPRGGISIDPYVNYGKKGTKYEKMAEHRLMNHDLYPEKIDHR; via the coding sequence ATGGCGCATAACCGTGAAGAAGAAGTAAACCTGCTCGGTAATATGAATGTTGAATATAAGATGGATTACGACCCGTCCATTCTTGAGTCTTTTGAAAACCGGCATCCAAACCGGGATTATTTTGTTAAATTTAACTGTCCTGAATTCACCAGTCTGTGTCCGAAAACCGGACAGCCCGACTTTGCCACAATCTATATCAGCTATATTCCCGACGAGAAAATGGTCGAAAGTAAATCATTGAAGCTTTATCTTTTCAGCTTCCGCAACCACGGAGATTTTCACGAAGACTGCATGAACAACATTTTAAACGACCTCGTCGATTTAATGGATCCGCGCTATATCGAAGTGTGGGGAAAATTCACTCCGCGCGGGGGAATTTCCATCGATCCGTATGTCAACTATGGAAAAAAGGGAACGAAATACGAAAAAATGGCCGAACACCGGCTTATGAACCACGACTTGTACCCTGAGAAGATAGATCACCGATAA
- a CDS encoding class I SAM-dependent rRNA methyltransferase, which translates to MEETTLKIKQKYSRNYVAGYPLLMEETIANPEVLTTEGEPLEIVMEDGTFIGKGYYGAQNKGLGWILTHKKTDQINGQLFEKKLTVALGRRSFLFEDESTTAFRIVNGEGDGLGGLIIDYYDGYYLLQWYSAGIYTFKDIIVSWIMQNTDAKGIYEKKRFSSEGHYVADEDFVTGERAEFPLLVKENDVIFATYLNDGAMTGVFLDQREVRKTLRDKYAEGKTVLNTFSYTGAFSIFAALGGAASTTSIDVANRSREKTEEQFKLNDIDPDKNKIIVDDVFSYYKRAAKLGESYDIVILDPPSFARTKKRIFRAAKDYSALLKETIPITNKGGTIIASTNHAGLSQKKFRTFIEQAFEETGDKYKIQESFSLPKDFRTHPSFPDGDYLKVYFIQKLT; encoded by the coding sequence ATGGAAGAGACAACGCTTAAGATCAAACAAAAGTATTCAAGAAACTACGTAGCAGGCTATCCGCTCCTTATGGAGGAAACGATTGCGAACCCAGAGGTTCTCACGACAGAAGGAGAACCGCTTGAAATTGTTATGGAAGATGGAACGTTCATCGGCAAAGGCTACTACGGGGCTCAGAACAAAGGTCTCGGCTGGATTTTAACTCATAAAAAAACGGATCAGATCAACGGGCAGCTTTTTGAGAAAAAACTGACTGTTGCTCTCGGCAGACGCAGTTTTCTATTTGAAGACGAAAGCACCACCGCTTTCCGGATCGTTAACGGAGAAGGAGATGGTCTCGGAGGATTAATCATCGACTATTATGACGGCTATTACCTTCTGCAGTGGTACAGTGCCGGCATTTACACTTTCAAAGATATCATTGTCTCCTGGATCATGCAGAACACCGATGCAAAAGGCATTTATGAGAAAAAGCGCTTTTCCAGCGAAGGCCATTACGTGGCGGACGAGGATTTTGTCACGGGAGAGCGTGCCGAGTTCCCTTTGTTAGTTAAAGAAAACGATGTGATCTTTGCAACTTACCTGAACGACGGAGCTATGACAGGGGTCTTTCTTGATCAGCGGGAAGTAAGAAAAACGCTTCGTGACAAGTATGCAGAGGGGAAGACGGTACTGAATACGTTCTCCTACACCGGAGCTTTCTCGATTTTTGCAGCACTCGGAGGCGCCGCATCGACTACGAGTATTGACGTGGCCAACCGCAGCCGCGAAAAAACCGAAGAGCAGTTCAAATTAAACGACATTGACCCTGACAAAAATAAAATCATTGTAGACGACGTTTTTTCCTACTATAAACGGGCCGCTAAACTCGGGGAAAGCTATGATATTGTGATTCTCGATCCTCCGAGCTTTGCGAGAACAAAAAAGAGGATTTTCCGCGCAGCCAAAGACTATTCGGCACTTCTGAAAGAAACGATTCCAATTACGAATAAAGGCGGAACGATTATTGCTTCAACCAATCATGCCGGATTATCACAAAAGAAATTCCGGACGTTTATTGAGCAGGCTTTTGAAGAAACTGGAGACAAATACAAAATTCAGGAGTCCTTTTCGCTTCCGAAAGATTTCCGGACGCATCCGTCGTTTCCCGACGGGGATTACCTGAAAGTCTACTTCATTCAAAAATTGACTTAG
- a CDS encoding M20 family metallopeptidase, whose product MQKKAEEKIDSLREKFYEVSQFIGRHPELGNEEHHSSQKLTELLKEHGFEIEQPLPGQPATAFTAKKSSGKPGAQIGFMCEYDALPEIGHACGHNLIGTQSAAAAIGCAEALQDSGGTVYVYGTPAEETNGAKVTMAESGMFYHLDAALMAHPSSDYVKSGTSLAMDAIEFSFYGKTAHAAAAPEEGVNALDAVLQTFNGINALRQHVTEDVRIHGIIPEGGTAANVVPDYATARFYVRAETRKTVNPVTEKVKNCARAAALATGARLEIQNYEYSYDDMQTNEALSAVFTKQLHTLGIKPEEIFEEENGGGSLDMGNVSQRCPSIHPYVRITHLPLSPHTVEFRDAALSDEGFEGMMLGAKALAFTGIEIAANESVREKIKQEFLGQLSPAR is encoded by the coding sequence CCACCCGGAGCTGGGAAATGAAGAACACCACTCCTCCCAAAAACTTACCGAATTGCTGAAGGAGCATGGATTTGAAATCGAGCAGCCGCTTCCCGGACAGCCCGCGACGGCCTTTACTGCTAAAAAGAGTTCCGGAAAGCCGGGCGCTCAAATTGGTTTCATGTGTGAGTATGATGCCCTTCCCGAAATCGGACATGCGTGCGGGCATAATTTGATCGGCACGCAGAGTGCAGCAGCTGCGATTGGTTGTGCCGAAGCACTGCAAGACTCCGGAGGTACCGTTTATGTATACGGGACCCCCGCCGAAGAGACGAATGGGGCAAAAGTGACGATGGCCGAGTCCGGCATGTTTTATCATCTTGACGCGGCCTTGATGGCTCATCCTTCTTCCGACTACGTTAAGAGCGGCACGTCACTTGCAATGGATGCGATTGAGTTTTCCTTCTATGGAAAAACCGCCCACGCCGCCGCAGCGCCTGAAGAAGGGGTCAACGCCCTCGACGCCGTCCTGCAGACGTTCAACGGAATCAATGCGCTCCGCCAGCACGTTACAGAGGATGTGCGTATTCACGGGATTATTCCCGAAGGCGGCACGGCCGCGAACGTCGTTCCTGACTATGCAACCGCCCGCTTTTACGTGCGGGCTGAAACGAGAAAAACCGTCAATCCGGTAACGGAAAAGGTGAAAAACTGTGCAAGGGCAGCAGCTCTCGCTACCGGGGCCCGTCTTGAGATTCAGAACTACGAGTATTCCTACGATGACATGCAGACAAATGAAGCTCTTTCCGCTGTATTTACAAAACAGCTTCATACGCTCGGCATCAAACCGGAGGAGATTTTTGAAGAAGAAAACGGCGGGGGTTCCCTCGATATGGGGAACGTCAGCCAGCGCTGTCCTTCCATTCATCCATACGTCAGGATTACCCACCTTCCCCTCTCCCCTCATACTGTGGAGTTCCGGGATGCTGCCCTGAGTGACGAGGGATTTGAAGGAATGATGCTCGGAGCAAAAGCCCTTGCTTTCACGGGTATCGAAATTGCTGCCAATGAATCGGTCCGCGAAAAAATAAAGCAGGAATTTCTCGGGCAGCTGTCCCCCGCCCGCTGA
- a CDS encoding glutamine--tRNA ligase/YqeY domain fusion protein has translation MSENHTHFIKHIVAKDIEAGSYEQIVTRFPPEPNGYLHIGHAKSIVLNFELADEFGGRTNLRFDDTNPLKEDKEYVEAIREDLEWLGYEPEEVRYASSYFEEMYKQAVKLIENGLAYVEDLSQEEIRRMRGSLTEAGEESPSRSRSVEENLELFERMRKGEFSDGEKVLRAKIDMSSPNINLRDPVIYRISHTEHHNTGNTWCIYPMYSFAHPLEDAIEGVTHSICTLEFEDQRPLYDWVVANADLSAEPKQIEFARLNLTNTVMSKRKLKQLVDENFVDGWDDPRMPTISGLRRRGFTPESIKQFCREIGVAKADNLVDYRMLEHFLREDLKMEAPRTMAVLDPLKVVITNYPEGHVEWLPADINPENEEMGMREIPFSREIYIEREDFMEDPPKKYFRLYPGNEVRIKHAYFLKCHDFVKDENGEITEIHCTYDPETKSGSGFTGRKVKGTLHYVEASKAVPAEFRLYDSLIDDDVEGGDFMEHVNADSLRVQHGFVEPNMKKVQPHDKFQFFRHGYFNVDPKDSSAEKLVFNRVVGLKSSFKL, from the coding sequence ATGAGCGAAAACCACACACACTTTATAAAACACATTGTAGCGAAAGATATAGAAGCGGGCAGCTACGAGCAGATCGTCACACGCTTTCCGCCTGAGCCGAACGGGTATCTTCATATCGGCCATGCTAAATCGATTGTCCTGAATTTCGAGCTGGCGGATGAATTCGGCGGCCGTACAAACCTCCGATTCGATGATACGAACCCATTAAAAGAAGATAAGGAATATGTGGAAGCTATCCGCGAAGACCTCGAATGGCTTGGATACGAGCCGGAGGAAGTCCGCTATGCGTCCAGCTACTTTGAAGAAATGTATAAGCAGGCCGTCAAGCTTATCGAAAACGGTCTCGCTTATGTAGAGGACCTGTCCCAGGAAGAAATCCGCCGCATGCGCGGAAGCCTGACGGAAGCCGGTGAAGAGAGTCCTTCCCGCTCAAGAAGTGTGGAAGAAAACCTTGAGCTGTTTGAGCGCATGCGCAAGGGAGAATTTTCCGACGGAGAAAAAGTGCTGCGTGCAAAGATTGATATGAGCTCACCGAACATCAATCTCCGCGATCCGGTGATCTACCGAATTTCGCACACCGAACACCATAATACAGGAAATACATGGTGCATTTACCCGATGTACTCCTTCGCTCATCCATTGGAGGATGCTATCGAAGGCGTGACTCACTCTATCTGCACACTGGAATTCGAAGACCAGCGCCCTCTGTATGACTGGGTCGTAGCCAATGCAGATCTATCCGCGGAGCCGAAGCAGATCGAATTTGCCCGGCTTAACCTGACGAATACAGTGATGAGCAAGCGTAAACTAAAGCAGCTTGTCGACGAAAATTTCGTGGACGGCTGGGATGATCCGCGTATGCCGACGATTTCCGGTCTGCGCCGCCGCGGATTTACTCCGGAGTCCATTAAACAGTTCTGCCGGGAAATCGGCGTAGCCAAAGCAGATAATCTCGTGGACTACCGCATGCTCGAACATTTTCTGCGGGAAGACCTGAAGATGGAGGCGCCGCGTACAATGGCGGTTCTAGATCCACTCAAAGTCGTCATTACGAACTATCCGGAAGGCCATGTCGAGTGGCTGCCGGCAGATATTAATCCGGAGAACGAAGAGATGGGAATGCGCGAAATTCCTTTCTCCCGTGAAATTTACATCGAGCGGGAAGACTTCATGGAAGATCCACCGAAAAAATATTTCCGCCTTTATCCTGGAAACGAAGTGCGTATCAAGCATGCGTATTTCCTGAAGTGCCACGATTTCGTGAAGGATGAAAACGGCGAAATAACAGAAATTCACTGCACGTACGATCCGGAAACGAAAAGCGGCTCCGGATTTACCGGCCGTAAAGTAAAAGGAACGCTTCACTATGTGGAAGCTTCCAAAGCGGTTCCGGCAGAGTTCCGGCTTTATGATTCGCTGATTGATGACGACGTGGAAGGCGGCGATTTCATGGAACACGTCAACGCTGATTCCCTTCGCGTGCAGCACGGATTTGTGGAGCCGAATATGAAGAAAGTGCAGCCGCACGATAAGTTCCAATTTTTCCGCCACGGCTACTTCAACGTGGATCCAAAAGACAGCTCCGCAGAAAAGCTTGTTTTTAACCGTGTCGTCGGTCTGAAAAGTTCTTTTAAATTATAA